TGCTACAGTCCATCTGTCAGCGCCACCCTGACATCAGCAACGAGATTGTCACAACCGCCCCGCGACCCAGCATACAGTCGACGCTGGAGGTCTTGGCCAAGTACGAAGCCTCGTTCCAGGCAGCCTTCCCCTTTGGCGGCCGAGCCTCGTCAGACTACGCATACAACCGGGTACGACAACAGCTCGACGAGTTACTAGACTCTCTAAAGGACTTTACGCCTCACTTCCTTCCACCCAACGAACAGCAGCCTGCCACCTCCCTAACCTTCCTTGATGGCGCCACCAACATTATCCACCGACTCCCCAACTGGGACACCTTTCAGCACAACCGACACAAGCAGGAGGCATACGAGGAGATGGCCAAGGCTTGGGCAATGGTCATCCAGGAAGCAGCCAAGAAGGCTGGCGGAATTCAACTGCAATATGGCGGATGGGATGAGAAGATTGCAAAGCACAATGAGATCTCGGGCGGAAAGATGCAGGAAGCCGTCAACGAGCTGCGAGGGGGTCTGGGCTGGATGGGTGCAGAGACGTCCAACTCTGCAGCCGGTGCACCCGCAGACGCCATGTCTATCCGACAACAGCTTTTGAGTGGTAACTACGGTGCCGGTTCGCCCGCAAGCATAGGCGCCTGGTAGAAACAAAACTATCATGTATCTGAACACTACGCTGTTGAGATACCTCTAAAAACGGCCTCTTCGACCTTCCATCACCACTATCGATCCCACGCATCCTTCAACAACCCCATCCAGTATTCTTACCATGGCCATCTTCCAACACTTACGGCCTGGTCCATAACAGCGATTGATACCATTGCATGGAGGTATATTCCCATGATAACGACTGCATAGCGTTTTCTTTCCAGTCTTTGTTCACGTACTATAAGCATCTTGTCGGACTCGGACGGTGGGGAGAGGGCTTTCGATGTAAACAGGCGTTCACTCCAGCATTATCCTGAACACTTGCACTTTGTCCCCTTTTTGGTCTTTTATTTTGCGTCCTTGCCGGTTAATGGTTTTCTTTGTTATTAGTACAACATCATCCTCATATCATGTATTTCCAAAtggcaaaaccaaccaaCGGATTGCAGGCTCTCTCTTGTGTATGGATTACAACTTTTTCCTTGTGTATGGGTTGGGTCCCGTGCGGGTGGGGATGCATTGGACTCTAGAAGGTACATGGATGGATGCATGGATAGGTACGGCACGTGCGGATAGGCAGGCATGCTGGCAGGACGGAATGGGAAACCCAGTAGGAGTAACGGCGAAAGAATAGACTATTTGTGTATATATTTTCGTTGGCTAATTGTAGCTTTTCGCGCTGTTTGACTGGCTTGTTTGTTCTTTGGGGATGTGTGAGATGTATTGTGTAATATGAATTGCACTTGCCGCTTTGACTGTTGGTGGATCAGGGAGGCGACAGGTGTTTCACATGGGTATTACGCAGGAATATGGCTAAACAGAATGCTGCGCTTGCCCTAGATGCCACTCAAAAGGTAGATGTGGGAAAGTTTGGTTCGACTCTCGGTAGCAAGTTGCTTCACACGGGTATACGCAGAAACGTAGCTACCAAGAACACTGCGCTTGTCGTCCAGATGCTGCATCTGGGAACGCTTTGATTCGTCTCTCGATAAACCAAGTGAGCGACTGTTACTATATACAGGCATTACGCAGAAACTTGGCGAGCTAGAGGAGTATCGTGGTACCACTTAGGTGTCATtaaatacttgacagtgtgggtaagcacctaaTAGGCGTGTTTagcgactacagtggcccCAACACACTAGTATGttaagtattttatgacacccaggtGGTAACTACTGTGGTTAAGGCAAAATGGCTCGGTTCCTTGCATATTACGGCTTACGCGGTGACACAAAGAGCACGTGAGGACGCGAGTTAGCGGCGCGACACGCTGCCCGAAGTGGTAATTAGGGTTTGGATCGCCCCCCCCCGCTCTCAACTGCACTTCTCCTCTTCGCTGTGCCACCTTGTGCCGTTAGCGTCTCGTGGGCGACCACAACACTCCATCGTCCCCCCGTCAACCGACGTGTAAATGTTACACTACCACAAAGCTTCGCGACACGAGCGCTATGGCTATCACGGAAGCGCATCCCGGTATCAAGGTCGACATTCGCGTCGGTGGTGTGCCTCTGACGGAgtacgatgacgacgatgaacAAGCGCAAACATCCGAGAAGACGGTCACGAAGTATATTGAAGCCACGTCCGGCGCCGAGTTCGCCGTCAACTGCGAGGTTACGCGACCCTTGCCAAAGCATTCGCTTTTAGTGGACGTTTTCCTTGACGGTCAGCGAAAACGTGGTACATACATGGACAAACCTGGCATAACTTCACGGATATCCATCGAAGGCTGCAATTATACTGAAAGACAGAGATGGTTCTTACAAAAGTTCTGCTTCTCTGGACTTGATACTGGTAAGTTCATACCAAAACAAATCAGATCAGCGCTAAATTTTCTAGTCGATTCAACCGAGAGCACAGTACCTGATAAGCTGATGAACGGCCTGAAAAGCGTGGGCAATATTAGAGTTGAAGTTTTCCATGTCATGAACTTGCGGGACGTGACAGAACGTACCAAACTTCCAGAACGACAAGATGCTATAGCCTTGGGAAAGGTCCCAGAAAAGGCTCTCAAAGGACGTACACTCTCTCATCATGCCACGTAAGTTTATGCAGTACGCAACTCACGCATGATATATACTTACAAAGCGAAGCTTGAGCCCTGCAGTAGCGAGTCAGGGTCAGAAGTTTTCTGAGTGCGATCATGTTGATCCTATGAAACTGCCTATGGCGGTCTTCAACTTCAAGTATCGTTCAAGAGGTTCGTGTTTCGATTTTCTGTTGGATCTACGGTAATACTAATTATACGCAGCTGCGCTGCAGTCACTCCTCATCATCCCGCGAAGCCCCAGTCCCGTGCCGCTCGAGGAAAGAGACATCAACAGTTTGACCGCTGAAGAGTCTCGCGAACTGATCCGACGTCTTCGTGAGCGGGACGAAGCGGCCCCCCGACTGAAGCGTGAAGGTGTGAAGCGTGAGAGGAGCAACACAGTCTCGCAATTTGAGGATTACAGTGAAGAAGTCACTTTCGTCTCAGAGAAGCGTCGTCGACTTCCGATCACGGTGAACGAGGACTGCACGGAAACAATTGACCTAACCTAAAATGGAAGTTCTGTCCTGCTACCGAACCGCTTATACTCACGTTGGTCAAAAGCTCCAATGGCGGAAGTTTCTACGTCTGTCTTTGCTGCTCCCTCTTTTTTTTATCGCAACTGGCGCTATGGACCTACGGGCGCGGAAGATACCATTGCATTTTTCTTAGTTTTCCTGTGGCGTATCAGTGCTCTTTTGGTATAAGGATGGTCTTCAGATTCGTTGGGGTATGAAACGATTCATTGAGAAGCCACATACAGGTGTAATAATGGAGAAGTATGCAGACCTTTACTTGGGTCCTGTTCTGACCTTCTCTCACATGTTAGCGCTTTGACTACAACTGCGTGTTCTTATCAGCGATGACTTACCATAGCAGTTCCGGACCGTAACTGGAACTACTTCCTGCCCTCTGTCTCTTCTTCAAATTCTCCATCTGACCACTTTTCTTCAAGCTTTCAATGTGGAGCTAGAAGACACAAATCACTACAGGGTATAGCACTCACCACCCAAACAAAACGCAAAACGCAGATCTACCGTCTTCAGAGCTTTACCCACTCACCATGGTCAATGCAACCCATATCCCTGGTCTCGAAGTCACCATTGAGGTTGACAACACAGCCCTGCCAGAGTACAGTCATCCGCCTACCGAAAACCAAGAACCCACTGAAAATCTCGGAAGCACAATCAGGTACATCGAAGCGCCATCAGCCACCGACTTCTCTATTCACTACCTCTACCGTCCTGAGTTCACACCTCCCTCACCCGTGCACATCGAGATCGTGCTAGACGACACCTATGTTCAAGCTCCCTTCTTCGAGTGGGGCGGCAAGGAAGACTGCGAAGGATATGTTTGTAAGAAGGCTGCCAGTATAGTCGCGGGCCAGGATTTCACGCAAGGCTTTCGGTTCGCGGAGTTGAGGATTGGTATGTTGACGTTACTGACGTCGAGCGACGCATCTACTATAAAGAGAAATTGGCTGACGGAGAATTAGAAGAAACAGTTACACCTATGACTGAAGAACTACGAGGCAGACTGCAGCAACTCGGTCGTATTGTGCTGTAATTCTACTTCATCGCGAATCTCGAGTCTACAAGTCCGGCTGAGGTGCCGCAGGCGACTTGTGATGAGCTCAAGGGCGTGAGCGAGAACGCGCTGTGTAAGACGGCGGCTGCGCGCGGCGATGCGGTGTCCCACCAGACTACGTAAGGCCATCCCCACCTACTAACATGATGAAGCGTGCCGGCACTGATGAAGCTCCTTGACAGTTTTGCTGCTCCCGAACGCCACGAGAAAGTAACGTATAGCACCGTGGAGACGATGCAGAATGAACCTTTTGCTATGTTTGAGTTTTTGTATCGGTCTACGCGTAAGTCATCCTCTTTGCGCgtctcctcctcctccaaacgATAGACTGACATACTCACAATCACACAGAAGCCCTAAAATCCATCGGCGTAATCCCTTGTACTCCATCACCTTCACTCTCACCCGAGCCAGAAGAAGACCCAGACCCAGACCCAGACCCAGACCCAGACACCATGACAGCAGAAGAAATGAGAGAGGAGTTAAAACGCATCCGCGTAAGCAATCTTCTACGCGAACATGATTCCCATATCCGAGCCTTTGGCGTAGAGCAAACTCAAGAATCATCGACAACATGATTTTGACAAGAGCTCTACCGAGCTTTTTCGACACCTGCCTTCCCACGTGTGGAATCACTTACTAACCAAGAAAACTAGGAACACCGCACCGATGCTGCTAAGATCAAACGTGAGCGCGAAGAGAGCGATAGTACTGTGGTAGGCGACGAAGAGCTTGAGTGGATTGGTACGCAGCCTGTGGAGCGCTGCAGGAAGAAAGCGAGGAGGGTTCCGGGGGTGGGGGATGTGGTTTTTGAGTTGGATGAGTAAGTGGATGTGGTGTCGGTTGCGGCGGGGGTATGTGTAGATTGGAAAAAGATGACGGTGAGGAACGTTGGGTAAGGTGTGGGCATTGACGGAGTCATGCTGATACGATTCTGCGCCTGGGATGCGATGCAGAAGGTTTACATGTGCTAGTCGATCCATTCGAAGCAAGCGCATCTTCGAGATTGCAGACTGAATGGTTACTTTGGAAAGAGCGTCGTTACATGGCATCACAGAAACGATGAACCCACGCTCATGTATATATCCATTCTCAGAAGTTCTAATAACCTTTGTGCATAATGTAACTGAGTTTGATACCCTAATTATCAAGGATCTCATCGCCCGCAACATGGCCAGACGGCACCCCGCACTCTCTACTCAAGAAGTCACACCGTCTTCAGTCCTCAATTTGGCACTGTTACAGCGATGGACCTTCACAGACCTTTTCTTGCAGACATACCAATGTGTCACTGCAGTATACTTTCCCTCACAGTACATCCCTTCAAAGCTGCGATGTAGTCAGTATGCCGCATCTTCGCGTTCCCTTACTGTCCACTCTTGAAGTACGATGTATGTATGCTACGATGCTCCGTTATAAACCTTCGTTCAACACTACCAGTACCTAGAATTAGATATTACCGTCAGCCAAATATGCAGGATATACACCAAGACAAAAACGCCTCCACTACGGAATCTAAGGTTGATAGCAGGTCTATCATCCAAGCAGCATCACTTCTCCGACACACACCCCTCTCAACCCTAAATCAGCTCCTCAAAACCCAGCATTTGACCTCACGCACGCTGACAAAGTCCTCTCTCTATCGAATCGCTTCTACGAATCGCACCTACAACCACACTATCGATACGTCACACATTGCCCTCTCCACTCCGGCATCCCTCGACACCAAACTTCAGCGCCGCAGTGCTCTCCATGGCATCCCCATCCTCCTCAAAGATAACATGCCTACCTTGGGCGACGGCATGCACACTACCTGCGGTAGTCTTGCCCTCGTCGACGCGATACCCAGCGAGGAAGCAGAGGTAGTAGGGGCGTTAAGAGCAGCAGGCGCTGTTGTGATTGGCAAAGGAAATATGGCAGAGTGGGTTGAATTTCGGAGCACAAGCGGGTGTTCCGGATGGAGTGCGCGAGGCGGGCAGACGACAGGGTTGTTTCACCCAGGGATGAAAGCGAGTGGGAGTTCAGGGGGTGGTGCGGTTGCCGTTGGACTGGGCGTTGTTGGAGTGGCATTGGGTACAGAGGTATGTTTTTAAACGATCTCCGCGATTTCATGATTGTTGTTGTGGTTAGAGTAGGTTGATGGCTGACAAGAAATCAAAGACGTGCTACTGCATCGTCTCGCCCGCCGAGAAATCCGGTATCATTGGCTTTAAACCCACACGCGGCTTGCTGTCTTCAAAGGGCCTGATACATGCATCTAAACGTCTCGACACCGTTGGCGTACTCGCCCGCACTGTTGCAGACACTCAACTCGTTTTGACCAGTATACTGCAACACAGCCACCACATGTAACAACCCACCAAACAAGCTCTCCTACGCGACCTAGACATCGCCATGTCGACCCCATGCCTCCACGACGTCCGCATAGCCGTCCCCTGTCCCTATACTCTGAAAGAAATCCAGAACGTCCCTTTATCAAAATCCCTCGCTTTGGACGACTTACTCCAATCCTTAAAGAAGCCGGGGCTACGATAATCTGCAACATAGCCATTCCTGGTGCGCGCGTCTGGACCTCGCTTTCGTTGGCAGAACAAACAGTCCTCTTCTACGCTGACATGAAAGCTTCCATTAACACATACCTCACCTCCCTGAACACGAACCCACAGAACATCACCGATCTTGCCTCCCTCATCGCTTTCACAAAAGACCACCCAGCTGAACAGTACCCGCACCGAAATGTCGAGGGCCTCGAAAACGCACAAGCCGCGGATACAAACGCTCCATTATACAAAACCATGCCGGAGAAAAACGACTACTTCATCAACGGCGAAGGCGGGATACATGCTACCTTGACTGCATGTTGCGCGGACGTAATGATACTGCCAACCTTGAGTCCAACAATGCAGACGCTGGCGGCCAAAGCGGGAAGTCCAGTTATGAGTGTGCCTATGGGTACCCTCCCGGCGGATACAGCGGTGGAGAAGGATGAAGGGAGTGGGTTGGTAAGTGTAGCCCCGGAGATACCGTAATTAGGAGATACCGTAATTACTGGATTTGTGAATGCATGGAGTGGTAATAGCGTCTGACATATACCAATAGGTTTTCGGCGTactttttttttttttttggggggggggggggggggggaggAAAGGACGAAGTTACTATGAGAGTGGGGTATGCAGTGGAGCGGGTGAATAGGGTTCAGAAAAGGTTGGTCCCGTATTTGGAGGCTGTGGCGGAGGGAGGATCATGAACAGGACTTTCATATCTAAATCTCTTCCGCGGTCAAGAGGTAGAAGATCTTTGGGCCACGTCATCTAATGCACCTGAGCTAGATATGCCCCGCGTATGCGTCAAGCGCCGCTGCATTGAGTGTGTAAGCCATGATCAGGTGACCAGTGCCAAGGGTTTTACAAACTGGTGATACCTCAACCCAAGATGCCACAATCAAGGAGACTAGTGAACTTACTGTTAAATCCAAATCTCATCCGTATCATTCTTCCCGCGCCTACACTCATCTCCAAACACAATCACACTACCTAACATAATACCAACGTTATCGATAAACATCAACACTCCACATCTACTACTACCACTGGGTCTATCCCAGCCCGCATGAACAACCAACCTTACAGTACATGAACGCCCAAAAATGACGTCTCCTATCTGTACCCGCATCCACTAGGCAAAAGAAAAGGCCCGAAACCACGGCAGGAAAACGTGGGTCGACCACGTTCCGCCCGTAACTAACGCGAGCATTCGAGTACCGGATGTAAGGTTCCCATAGTCATCCGTCCGCTTCACCGCGGCTCAGGCACAAAGGTAAGCCCCCTTTGCAAGAGACGCCGTTGCTGCGCCGAGAGCGGGATGAGTTTTCTGCCTGGGCAATGTTGGGCTTTgtttgcttgcttgcttgcttgtTTTTTCTGCTGTTTGTGAGAAATAAGCTGGTAAGGTAAAAAGTTTCATTTTTTGTTTACTATGTACAAGTGGAGTTGCGATTAAGGTTTAGCTGGAGCGTCCGGCTAGGCATTTGCCGTTTGTTCCAAGAAAAATGCTTGTTTCGCGTTCGTGTCTTAGGTTACGTATGCGCCGCGGGAATCCGGCTGGTTGTTCACGTCACGCAGTTCACTTGCCGAAATGCTGTTCAAAAGCTGCAGATAAAAATGTATGACGCATGAGCGCGGTATTTCTATATGGAGGCCGTATGGGATATTCATTATTTTTCTTGCGTTAACAGTCGTGAAACTAGACGGCAACGCCGACTTCTGCGTTTTCGGGTCTTGGTTGCTCGGTTCTTGATTGCTCCTTTGAGTGCATCGATCGAGTGGTTCTCCGTATGCGGGCCTGCATGGCGAACATGGTCATTGTGATGAGTCCGACAACTATGAGGATGATTTGCAACCATTTGGCAGCGACCTGGGATAAGGTGTCAGTAGTTTGTACTGTGACATATTGGTGGATGGAAACTCACGGCGCAGTTGCATGTGATGTCTGCGTTCATCCGCTGGGTACCTTTGAGGAAGCGGGGCTGGTAATTGCAAGCTGCCATTTCTCGGGGGCAGTACAGATTGGTATTCAGTTCACCGCCCATCATGGCTCGTTCCGAGGTGCAGCCCCATCGATCGCTTCCGCGCTTGGTGTAGTGGAGGATGAGAGAGACGAGGGCCATGATGGAACCAGCTACTGTCATGACAACAACGCTCAGAATCCAGAAGCGACGTCTGTTCTAGAGGGTGTTAAAGGGATGTCTTTTTTTTTTCAATATCCAAAGGGCACGTACTGTGTTAAGCTGAGAGTCCATGTCCGGTTTTCGCAAGCTACTCCAAGCAATCAGGGCCAAGACGCCTGCCGTCAAATTTAGGCATCCCGAGACAATGGTCGCATCGGTATCTTCGTTGGTAAAGTAGACAATCGTTTTGTCCGTCACATATCGCTGAGCCCGGTCATCGAATTCGGTGGTTACTACGTTTATGTACCGCGGTACAATCCAGTCTCCGAAAATCCAGTACGTAGTCGTCAAAGCTACAGAAGCCAACGACAAAAGGAAGAAGATTATCGACGGAACTAGGGAGAACTTGAGGATGCCTTCATATCGCAGCATGTTGTCGTGGATTAGGTGTATTGGTCTTATTATGTGGAAAGTCCGTTGCGAGCAATCATTAGAGTATTAGAGCAATAGGGACGGAAAAGAAAGGTGCAAGGACATGGGCATCCAGTACCTAAAATAACGCGCGACGCTCGTCCGTTCCCTGTTGGCGGCCTTTCCAACGCCCCGGACAGAGGTCAGTAAGCGTGTCCTGGGCTCGGCATCCATCATGATCCGCCCTTTTACCGTGATCCGCCGTGTCAGCGATGCTTGCGCTACCTCATTAGCCTGCGTAGTGAAAATGCATTGAGCGATTGGATACGAGGAAATCATCGTGAGGCGCAGTCTCCTCGGTCTTGGTGCAAGAAAGGTCCGTGTGGAGTGCCGTTGACATGGCGGCCCCAACCACGCGACGCGACCCTTGCCGCATACGACCGACTTATCCAGTTCCTGACGATTGTATCTTCCATTCACATTGCTGAACCCAAGGGATTGCGGCAAACGCAAAAGTGACCCTAGCCGTTGTCTCAAGGGGATATTTGGGTCGTCTGCGAAAAAGAAACGTCACGATACCCCGCAAAGGGGGTCAAGCCGACTTTCCGTGAAAGTTATTGCCAAGCCTCCCCAACACCTGATCCTGCCGTCAAATCCGACACGATGGACCGAATACGTATAAAGCTCCATTTTCGGATCATATGTCCGCAAGCACATGGCGGAATGGTCTAGTGTGGCGCCGGTCCCGCTTTTTCTCTGCATGCGCCACACCTAGGTCCAGAAGAGCACCAGCCTTCCCTTTATGGACCACCTTCCAAGATAAAGGGGTGTAATGCAACGACATGATATCACGCGTGGATATTCCGCTCAATTGAACATTTCGGGTCCTGGGGTTAAAGAGTCCCACCTTTCGTGATAAGTCAATGTTGGGAGTCATCTTAGGTTTGCTGGTGAGATGTAGACGAATCGTGGCACCAATCTAATTCTAACAGCACCTTGTGTCAACTACCTAGGCTCTTTTGTAACGTACACAACCCAATGACGGCATCCTAAATCTTATGTTTGTGCATTCATGCGTCATACTTTGGTGTTGTTCGAATGTACGCTAATGCTGTGTACTGCCATCCTCCAAGCTCCAGCATGTGTCAGT
This sequence is a window from Pyrenophora tritici-repentis strain M4 chromosome 4, whole genome shotgun sequence. Protein-coding genes within it:
- a CDS encoding nuclear envelope protein Cut8 produces the protein MNVQYQAFTPPHLLNNTRRSPTRNISSLSSTMSGRKRKAEDDGSAGDDDRMSASPSASPAVLPRPAPRGMKRMRTNISGRPLPLPRLLETLSPDDMRNLLQSICQRHPDISNEIVTTAPRPSIQSTLEVLAKYEASFQAAFPFGGRASSDYAYNRVRQQLDELLDSLKDFTPHFLPPNEQQPATSLTFLDGATNIIHRLPNWDTFQHNRHKQEAYEEMAKAWAMVIQEAAKKAGGIQLQYGGWDEKIAKHNEISGGKMQEAVNELRGGLGWMGAETSNSAAGAPADAMSIRQQLLSGNYGAGSPASIGAW